DNA from Streptomyces sp. NBC_01260:
GGGCGCCGCGGCATCGTCAGCCGGTACCGCGTCCCGTTGACCCGCGCCACCGTGGCGTCCCCGCCCGCGAACCATGCCCTGCCCGTGCTCACGGTCCCCACCGGTGCGCTGTCGATCTCCCGGCCGTAACTGGTCAGCAGGGCCAGCCGGCCGTCCTTGACGGTCACCTGCCCGGCCCGCGAGAGCGAGCGCGCCCACCGGTCGATCCGTACGCCCGTCTCGCTGAACTCCGTTTCGGACATGGCCCCTTCGCCCCCTTCGTCACGCCCCCGAGAGAAAGTGTGCACAACGCGGCCCCGGTGCACCAGACCGGGGCGGGGCGCAAGGACGCATTTGCGCCGCGTCCGCCCCCGCAGGCGCCCCGCCCGCAACACCAAGGCAGGGCTATGGAGTATCAAAGTCAATGTTTGTGCAGGTGGGGGGCATATCGTGGGGCGCGCCGAGACCGGTCGTAGGAGGAGAAGCGCGCTGATGGACACGAGTGAGCACAGACACGAAGGCGAAGCCGTGGCGACCGTCGACATCGACCGGACCGACCTGGCGTACCGGGCCTGGCTCAAGGAGGCCGTACGCAAGGTCCAGGCCGATGCCAACCGCTCGGCCGACACCCATCTGCTGCGCTTCCCGCTGCCCGAGAGCTGGGGCATCGACCTCTACCTCAAGGACGAGTCGACGCACCCCACCGGCAGTCTCAAGCACCGGCTGGCGCGCTCGCTCTTCCTCTACGGGCTCTGCAACGGCTGGATCCGCCCCGGAAAGCCGGTGATCGAGGCGTCGTCCGGCTCGACCGCCGTCTCGGAGGCGTACTTCGCCAAGCTGATCGGGGTGCCGTTCATCGCCGTGATGCCCCGCACCACCAGCCCGGAGAAGTGCCGGCTCATCGAATTCCATGGCGGCCGCTGCCACTTCGTCGACGACTCCCGCAGGCTGTACGAGGAGTCCGCCACGCTCGCGGCGGAGTCCGGCGGCCACTACATGGACCAGTTCACCTATGCCGAGCGGGCCACGGACTGGCGCGGAAACAACAACATCGCTGAATCGATCTATCAGCAGCTGAGGCTGGAGCGGTACCCCGAGCCCGCCTGGATCGTCGCCACCGCGGGCACCGGCGGCACCTCGGCGACCATCGCGCGGTACGTGCACTACATGCAGCACGACACCCGGATCTGTGTGCCCGACCCGGAGAACTCCTGTTTCTTCGAGGGCTGGACCCACCACAACCCCCTCGCCACCAGCGACTGCGGATCCCGCATCGAGGGCATCGGCAGACCGCGGATGGAACCGAGCTTCGTCCCGGGCGCCATCGACCGGATGATGAAGGTCCCGGACGCGGCCACCGTCGCGGCCGTGCGTGCCCTTGAACGGTCCATCGGCCGCAAGGCGGGTGGTTCCACCGGGACGGGACTGTGGAGCGCGTTCAAGCTGGTCGCCGAGATGCTCGCACAGGGCAGTACCGGCAGCATCGTCACCCTGATCTGCGACCCCGGTGACCGCTACCTCGACAAGTACTACTCCGACTCCTGGCTGGCCGCACAG
Protein-coding regions in this window:
- a CDS encoding PLP-dependent cysteine synthase family protein, encoding MDTSEHRHEGEAVATVDIDRTDLAYRAWLKEAVRKVQADANRSADTHLLRFPLPESWGIDLYLKDESTHPTGSLKHRLARSLFLYGLCNGWIRPGKPVIEASSGSTAVSEAYFAKLIGVPFIAVMPRTTSPEKCRLIEFHGGRCHFVDDSRRLYEESATLAAESGGHYMDQFTYAERATDWRGNNNIAESIYQQLRLERYPEPAWIVATAGTGGTSATIARYVHYMQHDTRICVPDPENSCFFEGWTHHNPLATSDCGSRIEGIGRPRMEPSFVPGAIDRMMKVPDAATVAAVRALERSIGRKAGGSTGTGLWSAFKLVAEMLAQGSTGSIVTLICDPGDRYLDKYYSDSWLAAQGLDIAPYTRTIDAFLATGNWPGQQGSTA